The following DNA comes from Microbacterium terregens.
GCGAACAGGGCGCCCGGGATGCCGGCGATCAGCGCGCCGCCCGCCACGACCAGCACGACCGCCAGGGGGTGGACCTTGACGGCCGAGCCCATCAGAAGGGGCTGCAGCACGTGGCCTTCGATCTGCTGCACGGCCAGGACGACCACCAGCATCCACAACGCGATCCATGCACCGTTGTAGACCAGTGCGAGGAACACGGCCAGCGCGCCGGTCACCACGGCACCGACGATGGGAACGAAGGCTCCGAGGAATACCAGCACCGCGACGGGGATGGCCAGCGGCACACCGAGCAGAAAGGCCCCCAGGCCGATGCCGATCGCATCGATGGTCGCCACGAGAAGCTGGGTACGCGCATAGTTGACGACCATGACCCAGCCGGCCCGTGCGGCGCCGTCCACGGCCGCTCGACTCCGCCGTGGGAACAGCCGGGTGGTCCACCGCCAGATTCCCCCGCCGTCTGCGAGCAGGCACAGGAGGATGAACACGGAAAGCAGGGCACCGACGGCGACGTGACCGAGCGTCGTGCCGAGCGCAAGCGCCCCCGACAGCAGCAGCTCCGCCTGCTCCTGGACCAGGGTCAGCGACTGCCCGAGCAGATCGTCGATCTGAGGCGCCGTGAGATGCAGCGGTCCTTCGATCAGGTACTGACGGAACTGCTCGATAGCCTCGACGGTGCGAGTCTGCACCGAAGACCACTGCCGCGTCACCTGCCAGATCACCAGCCACAGCAGTCCCGCGACGATGGCCAGCGTTCCGAGGACCGAGATCGTGATCGCAAGCCAGCGGGGTACACGGTGTCGCAGCATCCACGCGAACACCGGCCACAGCAGCGCGGTCACGAGGATGGCGATCAGCAGCGGGATGACCAGCAGCTTCAGCTGGATGACCAGCCAGATCGCGACGCCCACGGCCGCCGCCACCACGAGGAAACGCCACGCGTACGCCGTGGCCACCCGAAGCCCCCGGGGGATGGTGCCCGCCAGCTCCGACGTGACGACCCGATTGCGGTCGCGCAGCGCATCGAAGAGCGATCCTCGAGGCTGATTTTCAGGGCCGCTCATCCCGCCAGTCTAGAGTCGAGCCGGGTCGATGCCGTATCGAGATCACGACTCGGGCCGCACAGCGGCCGTATCGATATCGCCCCGGACGGCGACGCGAACCGACCCCGGTCGGCATGTCGGATGCCGCCAGTAGGCTGGGCGCCGTGAAGGAGACGCTGAGCCGGCCGGAGGCACGCCGCATCGCCCTCGCCGCGCAGGGTTTCGCTCAGAGGCCGCCTGCGGTGGCCGGAACGCGGCAGCTGAATCTCGCGCTGGCGCGGATGGCCACACTGCAGATCGACTCGGTCAACGTCTTCGCCCGCTCCCACTACATGCCGCTGTTCTCGCGTCTGGGACCGTACGACACCGCCGCGCTGGACAGGTTGCTGTTCTCCCGGCGGCCGCCGTACGTCGAATACTGGGCGCACGTCGCGTCGTTCATCCCCGCCGCCGACTGGAGTCTGTTCCGGTTCCGGATGGACGACATGCGCGCGAAATACGGGAGCGGCCGTGACGGCTGGTACCAGAACCACACTGAGATCGTGGATTGGGTTCGTGCCGAGCTGGCCGACCGTGGCCCCCTCCGGCCGGCGCAGATCGAGCACGATGCCAAGGCGACGGCCCGCGGACCGTGGTGGGACTGGGATGTGGTGAAGAACGCACTGGAATACCTCTGGCTCTTCGGCGAGGTGGCGATCGCCGGACGCCGGGGTTTCGAGCGCCGCTACGGCCTGGCCGAGGACGTCGTGCCCGCCGATGTGCTCGCCGTATCCGTCCCGCGCGATGAAGCCATCTCCGAACTGAT
Coding sequences within:
- a CDS encoding AI-2E family transporter, coding for MSGPENQPRGSLFDALRDRNRVVTSELAGTIPRGLRVATAYAWRFLVVAAAVGVAIWLVIQLKLLVIPLLIAILVTALLWPVFAWMLRHRVPRWLAITISVLGTLAIVAGLLWLVIWQVTRQWSSVQTRTVEAIEQFRQYLIEGPLHLTAPQIDDLLGQSLTLVQEQAELLLSGALALGTTLGHVAVGALLSVFILLCLLADGGGIWRWTTRLFPRRSRAAVDGAARAGWVMVVNYARTQLLVATIDAIGIGLGAFLLGVPLAIPVAVLVFLGAFVPIVGAVVTGALAVFLALVYNGAWIALWMLVVVLAVQQIEGHVLQPLLMGSAVKVHPLAVVLVVAGGALIAGIPGALFAVPLAAFVNVFAVYITGRAWEGGGRPSSDDLIWTTVPRPRKVRS